Proteins from one Limanda limanda chromosome 9, fLimLim1.1, whole genome shotgun sequence genomic window:
- the sbno2b gene encoding si:ch73-63e15.2 isoform X2 yields the protein MPTLPSALAMDGENYLHPEGPQLDSNLFSGGSSNMESSIYGSPGSWGSFSQQAEYSIHCPMQSGNQQYHFNSSTTTTTPDVHMDVYSGFPEVDFSSLNLPRNGDFPQDLSCIDDLSTNSLFSSPADSLSEYADAQSFISTDNLDTVPTLWDVSTSTTTTPAQSQLENGSSRFHGLASLDDITAIISTPPLGGFQAKRTQTPPEEEEDAEDEETEELGHVDTYAEYKPSKSTIGISHPDIVVETNTLSSVPPPDITYTLSIPESTINCGLLSALQLEAIIYACQQHEVILQNNQRAGFLIGDGAGVGKGRTVAGIILENYLKGRKKALWFSISNDLKFDAERDFKDIDAPLIPVHALNKIKYGDTATSEGVLFATYSALIGESQAGGQRRTRIKQILDWCKPDFDGVIIFDECHKAKNATSTKMGKAVLDLQNKLPRARVVYASATGASEPKNMIYMSRLGIWGEGTPFRAFDDFLHTIEKRGVGAMEIVAMDMKVSGMYIARQLSFSGVSFRVEEIKLDSDFKLVYNKAAKLWAEALQVFLRAADELGLVSRKSLWGQFWSSHQRFFKYLCIAAKVRCLVELAQKDLLAGKCIVIGLQSTGESRTREVLDENDGQLDRFVSAAEGVFQSLVSKHFPSEKQRREKAPGNKRKRKPRGRHHKVAKHTVDSGGVINITDDSSSDSDGMDTDSNSSPDSLLDNDDVIFVNHTSFQTARIEEMKQSLLSKIAVLGKELPLNTLDELIDKFGGPDKVSEMTGRKGRVVRRPDGSVRYESRAEQGLTIDHINLKEKDRFMNGEKCVAIISEAASSGISLQADKRIKNQRRRVHMTLELPWSADRAIQQFGRTHRSNQVTAPEYIFLISELAGERRFASIVAKRLESLGALTHGDRRATESRDLSKYNFENKYGTKALDKITKAILGHIENKVPPPKGYPGGEAIFFREMKLGMMDVGIFCKEPRFGINTEKDCSITKFLNRILGLEVHKQNYLFQYFTDNFDYLIEKDKKEGKYDMGILDLAPGNDEIYEEKQESFLTVGNPQDGQVVLYKISVDRGLTWDEAFNRSQKLNSADEGFYLSQKLRGNHPCVLLAEQGRGKNFVVFKPNIGKQSHPESLDNLHQRYRKVTPEEARDIWENQFTFSFKKCSHANWNGKCKKIEEGQECLQGMRLRQYHMLCGALLRVWKRVSDVVSDITSSSILQIVRLRTKDHNKQVGIKIPENCVARVREELLLMDEEVKRRRKEKEQQAADQRLAEERVRKMEQDNKYLLANLFNQKPMLNQSLPQPLSQSQLLKLKLNQNSLLRAQTGGFSQLQRMPGQSKSTLQPPPQNLLSLKRNPSQTQQQQQRTHNSWPNNPTTTNNNQAPLPNPVSLSSNFSQFYPQSFLSSFPQLKNPSLPLNQATLSQSLSSKNPLNEILDLTVSSPSLSPDTTEAGLALEALAGHAAAFEYNLESLISQSALNAQHAAQIQQPLLLQQQQQQQHQQQQHLQVTQQQQQQQQQQQHLQATQQQQQQQPPQHLQTTQQQNHSLLANNHHQNLLDLFDVPLSPQMPQQKVSPSSSASSCSSSTSAPSSVSNNLVSHVPGGLPPASTLIPTSSPASLFSNPSSSSSLFPSPSPCFSPSFLLTQSDTLSLPNGHCSSATLDVREALNSMLQSGSDRKSVIQYLPQD from the exons GACCTGTCCTGCATTGATGACCTCTCCACAAACTCTTTGTTCTCCTCACCGGCCGACTCGCTGTCGGAGTATGCTGATGCCCAGTCCTTCATCAGCACAGATAACCTGGACACGGTGCCCACCCTCTGGGACGTCAGCACTAGTACCACCACCACACCAGCACAAAGCCAGCTAGAG AATGGCAGCAGCAGGTTTCATGGCTTGGCCAGTTTGGATGATATAACTGCTATTATCAGCACCCCACCTTTAGGAGGATTCCAG GCTAAGAGAACTCAGACTCcgccagaggaggaagaggatgctgAGGATGAGGAGACGGAGGAACTGGGACATGTAGACACATATGCTGAGTACAAGCCTTCGAAAT cGACCATAGGAATCTCTCATCCTGACATAGTGGTGGAGACCAACACACTATCCAGTGTCCCTCCTCCTGACATCACATACACTCTCTCTATCCCTGAGTCGACTATTAACTGCGGCTTGCTATCCGCTCTGCAGCTAGAGGCCATCATCTATGCCTGCCAG CAACACGAGGTGATCCTTCAGAACAACCAGAGAGCCGGCTTCCTGATTGGAGATGGGGCAGGGGTCGGAAAAGGTCGCACTGTGGCAGGAATCATCCTGGAGAATTACCTTAAGGGAAGAAAGAAAGCACTGTG GTTTAGCATATCCAATGATCTGAAATTTGATGCAGAGAGAGATTTCAAAGACATAGATGCACCGCTTATTCCTGTGCATGCCTTAAACAAG aTTAAGTATGGAGACACAGCTACCTCAGAAGGAGTCCTGTTCGCAACCTACTCTGCGCTGATAGGAGAGAGCCAAGCAGGAGGGCAGCGGCGGACGAGAATTAAACAGATCCTGGACTGGTGCAAGCCAGACTTTGATGGAGTT ATTATTTTTGATGAATGCCACAAAGCCAAGAATGCCACATCCACAAAGATGGGCAAGGCAGTGCTTGACCTGCAAAACAAGCTGCCACGGGCCAGAGTGGTGTATGCCAGTGCCACAG GTGCCTCTGAGCCAAAGAACATGATCTATATGAGCCGCCTGGGAATCTGGGGTGAGGGCACGCCCTTCAGAGCATTCGATGACTTCCTGCACACCATCGAGAAAAG AGGTGTCGGGGCCATGGAGATTGTTGCCATGGACATGAAAGTGAGCGGTATGTACATTGCCAGGCAGCTGAGCTTCTCAGGGGTATCTTTCCGCGTTGAGGAGATCAAACTAGACAGTGACTTCAAACTGGTCTATAACAAAGCTGCCAAACTG TGGGCAGAGGCATTGCAAGTTTTCTTGCGTGCGGCAGATGAGCTGGGCCTGGTGAGCAGGAAGTCTCTGTGGGGGCAGTTCTGGTCGTCTCACCAACGCTTCTTCAAATACCTCTGCATCGCTGCCAAGGTCCGCTGCCTGGTGGAGCTGGCCCAAAAGGATCTGCTGGCCGGAAAG TGCATCGTTATTGGCCTTCAGTCGACCGGAGAGTCTCGCACCAGAGAAGTCCTGGATGAGAATGATGGACAGCTGGACAGAtttgtctctgcagcaga GGGAGtattccagtctctggtatcgAAACATTTCCcttcagagaaacagaggagagagaaggcaCCAGGCAATAAGAGAAAAC GGAAGCCTAGAGGGCGCCACCACAAGGTAGCCAAGCACACAGTGGACAGCGGCGGTGTGATCAACATCACTGATGACAGCAGTAGTGACTCCGACGGCATGGACACAGACTCCAACTCCTCACCCGACTCCCTGCTGGACAACGATGATGTGATCTTTGTGAACCACACTAGCTTCCAGACAG CGAGGATAGAGGAGATGAAGCAGAGCCTCCTCAGCAAAATAGCCGTGCTGGGAAAAGAACTACCTCTCAACACCTTGGATGAGCTCATAGATAAGTTTGGCGGACCAGATAAAGTCTCAGAG ATGACCGGTCGTAAGGGTCGCGTGGTTCGGCGTCCTGATGGCAGCGTCCGTTATGAGTCACGGGCTGAGCAGGGTCTCACCATCGACCACATCAACTTAAAGGAAAAAGACCGCTTCATGAATGGAGAAAAG TGTGTTGCTATCATCTCAGAGGCAGCCAGCTCTGGGATTTCCCTGCAGGCGGACAAGCGAATTAAAAACCAGAGGCGCAGGGTCCACATGACCCTGGAGCTGCCATGGAGCGCAGACAGAGCTATTCAGCAGTTTG gCCGCACCCATCGGTCCAATCAGGTGACGGCCCCAGAGTACATCTTCCTCATCTCAGAGTTGGCAGGGGAGAGACGCTTTGCCTCCATTGTGGCAAAGAGACTAGAGAGCCTG GGGGCTTtaacacatggagacagaagaGCCACTGAATCCAGAGACCTGAGCAAGTACAATTTTGAAAACAAG TACGGTACCAAGGCTTTGGATAAGATCACCAAAGCAATCCTAGGCCACATAGAGAACAAAGTGCCCCCTCCCAAAGGTTATCCAGGGGGTGAGGCCATCTTCTTCAGAG aaaTGAAACTTGGAATGATGGATGTAGGAATCTTTTGTAAGGAGCCGCGCTTTGGGATCAATACAGAGAAAG aCTGCAGCATCACCAAGTTCCTCAATCGTATCCTTGGCCTGGAGGTCCACAAGCAGAACTATCTCTTCCAGTACTTCACTGATAACTTTGATTATCTAATCGAGAAGGACAAGAAGGAGGGCAAATACGATATGGGAATCCTAG ACCTGGCCCCGGGTAATGACGAGATCTatgaggagaagcaggaatCTTTCCTGACAGTTGGAAACCCTCAGGATGGACAGGTTGTTCTCTATAAG ATCAGTGTGGACAGAGGTTTGACCTGGGATGAGGCCTTCAACAGGTCTCAGAAGCTCAACAGCGCCGATGAGGGATTCTATCTGTCCCAGAAG CTGCGAGGAAACCACCCATGTGTGCTGCTGGCTGAGCAAGGAAGAGGCAAGAACTTTGTTGTCTTCAAGCCTAATATCGGCAAGCAGAGCCACCCCGAGAGCCTGGACAACCTACACCAGCGTTACCGGAAG GTGACTCCGGAGGAAGCTAGAGACATTTGGGAGAACCagttcaccttctccttcaAGAAGTGTAGCCATGCCAACTG GAATGGGAAGTGTAAGAAAATTGAGGAAGGCCAGGAGTGTCTGCAGGGCATGCGCCTGCGTCAGTACCACATGTTGTGTGGTGCTCTCCTGCGCGTGTGGAAGCGTGTGTCCGACGTGGTGTCTGACATCACCAGCTCCAGCATCTTGCAGATTGTCCGTCTTAGAACTAAGGATCACAACAAGCAAGTCG GTATCAAGATCCCAGAGAACTGCGTGGCCCGTGTGCGGGAAGAGCTATTGCTAATGgacgaggaggtgaagaggaggcggaaggagaaggagcagcaggccGCGGATCAGCGGCTGGCGGAGGAGCGCGTGCGTAAAATGGAGCAGGATAACAAGTACCTTCTGGCGAATCTGTTCAACCAGAAGCCCATGCTTAACCAGTCCCTCCCTCAGCCTCTCAGCCAGAGCCAGCTCCTCAAACTGAAACTGAACCAAAACTCTCTATTGAGGGCACAAACTGGGGGCTTCTCTCAGCTGCAGAGAATGCCAGGCCAGAGCAAGTCTACcttacagccccccccccagaacTTGTTGTCCTTAAAGCGAAATCCCAGCcaaacgcagcagcagcagcaacggACCCATAACAGCTGGCCCAACAATCCCACCACAACCAACAACAACCAGGCCCCTCTGCCCAACCCCGTTAGCCTCAGCTCAAATTTCTCTCAGTTTTACCCCCagtctttcctttcctcttttccaCAGCTGAAGAACCCGTCTCTTCCACTCAATCAGGCCACGCTGTCTCAAAGCTTGTCTTCCAAGAATCCCCTGAATGAGATCTTGGACCTAACTGTCAGCTCCCCGTCGCTCTCCCCAGACACCACGGAGGCCGGGCTGGCTCTTGAAGCTCTGGCCGGACACGCAGCAGCATTCGAATACAACCTGGAGTCTCTGATTTCCCAGAGTGCATTGAATGCTCAGCACGCTGCACAAATACAGCAGCCTCTTTtgctacaacaacaacaacagcagcagcaccagcagcagcaacatctgcaggtgacacagcagcagcagcaacaacaacaacaacaacaacatctacaggcgacacagcagcagcagcagcagcaaccaccACAGCATCTGCAGACGACGCAGCAGCAGAATCACAGCCTGCTCGCCAATAACCACCATCAGAACCTGTTAGATTTGTTTGACGTGCCCCTTTCTCCCCAGATGCCCCAGCAGAAAGTCAGCCCttcatcctctgcttcctcctgttcttcctccacctccgccCCCTCGTCTGTGTCGAACAACCTGGTCTCTCACGTGCCCGGTGGTCTCCCGCCCGCGTCCACCCTCATCCCAACATCATCCCCCGCTTCTCTCTTCTCCAAcccgtcctcctcttcttctctgtttcccaGCCCTTCcccctgtttctctccctcctttctcctcacCCAGTCGGACACTCTGTCCTTACCCAACGGCCACTGCAGTTCTGCCACTCTCGACGTCCGCGAGGCGCTGAACAGCATGCTACAGTCCGGTTCAGACCGCAAGTCTGTCATCCAGTACCTGCCACAAGACTGA
- the sbno2b gene encoding si:ch73-63e15.2 isoform X3: protein MPTLPSALAMDGENYLHPEGPQLDSNLFSGGSSNMESSIYGSPGSWGSFSQQAEYSIHCPMQSGNQQYHFNSSTTTTTPDVHMDVYSGFPEVDFSSLNLPRNGDFPQDLSCIDDLSTNSLFSSPADSLSEYADAQSFISTDNLDTVPTLWDVSTSTTTTPAQSQLEAKRTQTPPEEEEDAEDEETEELGHVDTYAEYKPSKSTIGISHPDIVVETNTLSSVPPPDITYTLSIPESTINCGLLSALQLEAIIYACQQHEVILQNNQRAGFLIGDGAGVGKGRTVAGIILENYLKGRKKALWFSISNDLKFDAERDFKDIDAPLIPVHALNKIKYGDTATSEGVLFATYSALIGESQAGGQRRTRIKQILDWCKPDFDGVIIFDECHKAKNATSTKMGKAVLDLQNKLPRARVVYASATGASEPKNMIYMSRLGIWGEGTPFRAFDDFLHTIEKRGVGAMEIVAMDMKVSGMYIARQLSFSGVSFRVEEIKLDSDFKLVYNKAAKLWAEALQVFLRAADELGLVSRKSLWGQFWSSHQRFFKYLCIAAKVRCLVELAQKDLLAGKCIVIGLQSTGESRTREVLDENDGQLDRFVSAAEGVFQSLVSKHFPSEKQRREKAPGNKRKRKPRGRHHKVAKHTVDSGGVINITDDSSSDSDGMDTDSNSSPDSLLDNDDVIFVNHTSFQTARIEEMKQSLLSKIAVLGKELPLNTLDELIDKFGGPDKVSEMTGRKGRVVRRPDGSVRYESRAEQGLTIDHINLKEKDRFMNGEKCVAIISEAASSGISLQADKRIKNQRRRVHMTLELPWSADRAIQQFGRTHRSNQVTAPEYIFLISELAGERRFASIVAKRLESLGALTHGDRRATESRDLSKYNFENKYGTKALDKITKAILGHIENKVPPPKGYPGGEAIFFREMKLGMMDVGIFCKEPRFGINTEKDCSITKFLNRILGLEVHKQNYLFQYFTDNFDYLIEKDKKEGKYDMGILDLAPGNDEIYEEKQESFLTVGNPQDGQVVLYKISVDRGLTWDEAFNRSQKLNSADEGFYLSQKLRGNHPCVLLAEQGRGKNFVVFKPNIGKQSHPESLDNLHQRYRKVTPEEARDIWENQFTFSFKKCSHANWNGKCKKIEEGQECLQGMRLRQYHMLCGALLRVWKRVSDVVSDITSSSILQIVRLRTKDHNKQVGIKIPENCVARVREELLLMDEEVKRRRKEKEQQAADQRLAEERVRKMEQDNKYLLANLFNQKPMLNQSLPQPLSQSQLLKLKLNQNSLLRAQTGGFSQLQRMPGQSKSTLQPPPQNLLSLKRNPSQTQQQQQRTHNSWPNNPTTTNNNQAPLPNPVSLSSNFSQFYPQSFLSSFPQLKNPSLPLNQATLSQSLSSKNPLNEILDLTVSSPSLSPDTTEAGLALEALAGHAAAFEYNLESLISQSALNAQHAAQIQQPLLLQQQQQQQHQQQQHLQVTQQQQQQQQQQQHLQATQQQQQQQPPQHLQTTQQQNHSLLANNHHQNLLDLFDVPLSPQMPQQKVSPSSSASSCSSSTSAPSSVSNNLVSHVPGGLPPASTLIPTSSPASLFSNPSSSSSLFPSPSPCFSPSFLLTQSDTLSLPNGHCSSATLDVREALNSMLQSGSDRKSVIQYLPQD from the exons GACCTGTCCTGCATTGATGACCTCTCCACAAACTCTTTGTTCTCCTCACCGGCCGACTCGCTGTCGGAGTATGCTGATGCCCAGTCCTTCATCAGCACAGATAACCTGGACACGGTGCCCACCCTCTGGGACGTCAGCACTAGTACCACCACCACACCAGCACAAAGCCAGCTAGAG GCTAAGAGAACTCAGACTCcgccagaggaggaagaggatgctgAGGATGAGGAGACGGAGGAACTGGGACATGTAGACACATATGCTGAGTACAAGCCTTCGAAAT cGACCATAGGAATCTCTCATCCTGACATAGTGGTGGAGACCAACACACTATCCAGTGTCCCTCCTCCTGACATCACATACACTCTCTCTATCCCTGAGTCGACTATTAACTGCGGCTTGCTATCCGCTCTGCAGCTAGAGGCCATCATCTATGCCTGCCAG CAACACGAGGTGATCCTTCAGAACAACCAGAGAGCCGGCTTCCTGATTGGAGATGGGGCAGGGGTCGGAAAAGGTCGCACTGTGGCAGGAATCATCCTGGAGAATTACCTTAAGGGAAGAAAGAAAGCACTGTG GTTTAGCATATCCAATGATCTGAAATTTGATGCAGAGAGAGATTTCAAAGACATAGATGCACCGCTTATTCCTGTGCATGCCTTAAACAAG aTTAAGTATGGAGACACAGCTACCTCAGAAGGAGTCCTGTTCGCAACCTACTCTGCGCTGATAGGAGAGAGCCAAGCAGGAGGGCAGCGGCGGACGAGAATTAAACAGATCCTGGACTGGTGCAAGCCAGACTTTGATGGAGTT ATTATTTTTGATGAATGCCACAAAGCCAAGAATGCCACATCCACAAAGATGGGCAAGGCAGTGCTTGACCTGCAAAACAAGCTGCCACGGGCCAGAGTGGTGTATGCCAGTGCCACAG GTGCCTCTGAGCCAAAGAACATGATCTATATGAGCCGCCTGGGAATCTGGGGTGAGGGCACGCCCTTCAGAGCATTCGATGACTTCCTGCACACCATCGAGAAAAG AGGTGTCGGGGCCATGGAGATTGTTGCCATGGACATGAAAGTGAGCGGTATGTACATTGCCAGGCAGCTGAGCTTCTCAGGGGTATCTTTCCGCGTTGAGGAGATCAAACTAGACAGTGACTTCAAACTGGTCTATAACAAAGCTGCCAAACTG TGGGCAGAGGCATTGCAAGTTTTCTTGCGTGCGGCAGATGAGCTGGGCCTGGTGAGCAGGAAGTCTCTGTGGGGGCAGTTCTGGTCGTCTCACCAACGCTTCTTCAAATACCTCTGCATCGCTGCCAAGGTCCGCTGCCTGGTGGAGCTGGCCCAAAAGGATCTGCTGGCCGGAAAG TGCATCGTTATTGGCCTTCAGTCGACCGGAGAGTCTCGCACCAGAGAAGTCCTGGATGAGAATGATGGACAGCTGGACAGAtttgtctctgcagcaga GGGAGtattccagtctctggtatcgAAACATTTCCcttcagagaaacagaggagagagaaggcaCCAGGCAATAAGAGAAAAC GGAAGCCTAGAGGGCGCCACCACAAGGTAGCCAAGCACACAGTGGACAGCGGCGGTGTGATCAACATCACTGATGACAGCAGTAGTGACTCCGACGGCATGGACACAGACTCCAACTCCTCACCCGACTCCCTGCTGGACAACGATGATGTGATCTTTGTGAACCACACTAGCTTCCAGACAG CGAGGATAGAGGAGATGAAGCAGAGCCTCCTCAGCAAAATAGCCGTGCTGGGAAAAGAACTACCTCTCAACACCTTGGATGAGCTCATAGATAAGTTTGGCGGACCAGATAAAGTCTCAGAG ATGACCGGTCGTAAGGGTCGCGTGGTTCGGCGTCCTGATGGCAGCGTCCGTTATGAGTCACGGGCTGAGCAGGGTCTCACCATCGACCACATCAACTTAAAGGAAAAAGACCGCTTCATGAATGGAGAAAAG TGTGTTGCTATCATCTCAGAGGCAGCCAGCTCTGGGATTTCCCTGCAGGCGGACAAGCGAATTAAAAACCAGAGGCGCAGGGTCCACATGACCCTGGAGCTGCCATGGAGCGCAGACAGAGCTATTCAGCAGTTTG gCCGCACCCATCGGTCCAATCAGGTGACGGCCCCAGAGTACATCTTCCTCATCTCAGAGTTGGCAGGGGAGAGACGCTTTGCCTCCATTGTGGCAAAGAGACTAGAGAGCCTG GGGGCTTtaacacatggagacagaagaGCCACTGAATCCAGAGACCTGAGCAAGTACAATTTTGAAAACAAG TACGGTACCAAGGCTTTGGATAAGATCACCAAAGCAATCCTAGGCCACATAGAGAACAAAGTGCCCCCTCCCAAAGGTTATCCAGGGGGTGAGGCCATCTTCTTCAGAG aaaTGAAACTTGGAATGATGGATGTAGGAATCTTTTGTAAGGAGCCGCGCTTTGGGATCAATACAGAGAAAG aCTGCAGCATCACCAAGTTCCTCAATCGTATCCTTGGCCTGGAGGTCCACAAGCAGAACTATCTCTTCCAGTACTTCACTGATAACTTTGATTATCTAATCGAGAAGGACAAGAAGGAGGGCAAATACGATATGGGAATCCTAG ACCTGGCCCCGGGTAATGACGAGATCTatgaggagaagcaggaatCTTTCCTGACAGTTGGAAACCCTCAGGATGGACAGGTTGTTCTCTATAAG ATCAGTGTGGACAGAGGTTTGACCTGGGATGAGGCCTTCAACAGGTCTCAGAAGCTCAACAGCGCCGATGAGGGATTCTATCTGTCCCAGAAG CTGCGAGGAAACCACCCATGTGTGCTGCTGGCTGAGCAAGGAAGAGGCAAGAACTTTGTTGTCTTCAAGCCTAATATCGGCAAGCAGAGCCACCCCGAGAGCCTGGACAACCTACACCAGCGTTACCGGAAG GTGACTCCGGAGGAAGCTAGAGACATTTGGGAGAACCagttcaccttctccttcaAGAAGTGTAGCCATGCCAACTG GAATGGGAAGTGTAAGAAAATTGAGGAAGGCCAGGAGTGTCTGCAGGGCATGCGCCTGCGTCAGTACCACATGTTGTGTGGTGCTCTCCTGCGCGTGTGGAAGCGTGTGTCCGACGTGGTGTCTGACATCACCAGCTCCAGCATCTTGCAGATTGTCCGTCTTAGAACTAAGGATCACAACAAGCAAGTCG GTATCAAGATCCCAGAGAACTGCGTGGCCCGTGTGCGGGAAGAGCTATTGCTAATGgacgaggaggtgaagaggaggcggaaggagaaggagcagcaggccGCGGATCAGCGGCTGGCGGAGGAGCGCGTGCGTAAAATGGAGCAGGATAACAAGTACCTTCTGGCGAATCTGTTCAACCAGAAGCCCATGCTTAACCAGTCCCTCCCTCAGCCTCTCAGCCAGAGCCAGCTCCTCAAACTGAAACTGAACCAAAACTCTCTATTGAGGGCACAAACTGGGGGCTTCTCTCAGCTGCAGAGAATGCCAGGCCAGAGCAAGTCTACcttacagccccccccccagaacTTGTTGTCCTTAAAGCGAAATCCCAGCcaaacgcagcagcagcagcaacggACCCATAACAGCTGGCCCAACAATCCCACCACAACCAACAACAACCAGGCCCCTCTGCCCAACCCCGTTAGCCTCAGCTCAAATTTCTCTCAGTTTTACCCCCagtctttcctttcctcttttccaCAGCTGAAGAACCCGTCTCTTCCACTCAATCAGGCCACGCTGTCTCAAAGCTTGTCTTCCAAGAATCCCCTGAATGAGATCTTGGACCTAACTGTCAGCTCCCCGTCGCTCTCCCCAGACACCACGGAGGCCGGGCTGGCTCTTGAAGCTCTGGCCGGACACGCAGCAGCATTCGAATACAACCTGGAGTCTCTGATTTCCCAGAGTGCATTGAATGCTCAGCACGCTGCACAAATACAGCAGCCTCTTTtgctacaacaacaacaacagcagcagcaccagcagcagcaacatctgcaggtgacacagcagcagcagcaacaacaacaacaacaacaacatctacaggcgacacagcagcagcagcagcagcaaccaccACAGCATCTGCAGACGACGCAGCAGCAGAATCACAGCCTGCTCGCCAATAACCACCATCAGAACCTGTTAGATTTGTTTGACGTGCCCCTTTCTCCCCAGATGCCCCAGCAGAAAGTCAGCCCttcatcctctgcttcctcctgttcttcctccacctccgccCCCTCGTCTGTGTCGAACAACCTGGTCTCTCACGTGCCCGGTGGTCTCCCGCCCGCGTCCACCCTCATCCCAACATCATCCCCCGCTTCTCTCTTCTCCAAcccgtcctcctcttcttctctgtttcccaGCCCTTCcccctgtttctctccctcctttctcctcacCCAGTCGGACACTCTGTCCTTACCCAACGGCCACTGCAGTTCTGCCACTCTCGACGTCCGCGAGGCGCTGAACAGCATGCTACAGTCCGGTTCAGACCGCAAGTCTGTCATCCAGTACCTGCCACAAGACTGA